One Paenisporosarcina sp. FSL H8-0542 genomic region harbors:
- a CDS encoding GGDEF domain-containing protein, translating to MERLVEQVKELSITDHLTSLFNRRKMVEEIRKAQNRFEVSGQSFTLAILDLDHFKNINDQYGHTFGDIALQTFASLLRREIHDLNVVARWGGEEFIILFQNSNTQEIHRQLLSIQDCCNEELLKYRMDPVPLSFSAGVHEYDIQQSLEDLLKRADQALYIAKSLGRKQIILYEKGLPIV from the coding sequence TTGGAACGTTTGGTCGAACAAGTAAAGGAGCTTTCCATTACCGATCACTTAACGTCACTATTTAATCGACGGAAAATGGTGGAGGAAATCCGTAAGGCTCAAAATCGTTTTGAAGTGAGCGGACAGTCTTTTACTTTGGCGATATTGGATCTGGATCATTTCAAGAACATCAACGATCAATACGGGCATACATTTGGGGATATTGCCCTCCAAACTTTTGCCAGCCTATTAAGACGGGAAATTCATGATCTGAATGTCGTTGCGAGGTGGGGGGGAGAAGAATTTATTATTCTTTTTCAAAACAGCAACACGCAGGAAATTCACCGTCAATTACTTTCAATACAAGATTGCTGCAATGAAGAATTGTTGAAATACCGAATGGATCCAGTACCGTTATCATTTTCGGCTGGTGTGCATGAATATGATATCCAGCAATCACTGGAAGATTTATTGAAACGTGCAGACCAAGCGCTTTACATCGCAAAATCGCTTGGACGCAAGCAAATTATTCTTTATGAGAAAGGACTTCCAATTGTGTAA
- a CDS encoding ATP-binding cassette domain-containing protein produces MIAVSNVSLRFGDRKLFEDVNIKFNPGNCYGLIGANGAGKSTFIKILSGDIDTQEGNVIMNPNERMAVLKQNHFEYEEYPVLETVMMGHKRLYEVMNEKNAIYMKEDFSDEDGMRAAELEGEFADMNGWEAESEAAILLQGLGIGEEFHTKKMADLTGSEKVKVLLAQALFGKPDVLLLDEPTNHLDLKAIQWLEEFLINFENTVIVVSHDRHFLNKVCTHIADLDFGKIQVYVGNYDFWYESSQLALKMSQDQNSKKEEKIKELQAFIARFSANASKSKQATSRKKMLDKIELDDIRPSSRKYPYVNFQMGRDIGNDVLSVQDITMEHEGQTLFKNIHFSVNKDDKIILIGDPIAKSSLLRVLAEEVQPVEGSIRWGVTTTRSYFPIDYSEYFTGKENSLVDWLRQYSPDDESETFLRGFLGRMLFSGEEVKKKPAVLSGGEKVRCMLSKMMLANANVLLLDEPTNHLDLESIQALNNGLIAFKGAMIFTSHDHQFIQTIANRVIEIMPDGSILDKQLSFDEFLEWKEAQGIKS; encoded by the coding sequence ATGATTGCTGTAAGTAATGTAAGTTTACGCTTCGGAGATCGTAAGCTTTTCGAAGACGTCAATATAAAATTCAACCCAGGTAACTGTTACGGATTAATTGGTGCTAACGGTGCGGGGAAATCAACTTTTATTAAAATCTTATCAGGTGACATTGATACACAAGAAGGTAATGTCATCATGAACCCGAACGAACGTATGGCTGTCCTAAAACAAAATCACTTCGAATATGAAGAGTATCCTGTTTTGGAAACAGTTATGATGGGTCATAAACGTTTGTATGAAGTCATGAATGAAAAGAATGCCATCTATATGAAAGAAGATTTCTCTGATGAAGATGGCATGCGTGCTGCTGAACTTGAAGGTGAGTTTGCTGACATGAACGGATGGGAAGCTGAATCTGAAGCGGCTATCCTTCTTCAAGGTTTGGGAATTGGTGAAGAATTCCACACGAAAAAAATGGCAGATTTAACTGGTTCTGAAAAAGTGAAAGTGCTATTGGCACAAGCTCTATTCGGCAAACCTGATGTACTTTTACTCGATGAGCCTACTAACCATCTGGACTTAAAAGCGATTCAATGGTTGGAAGAATTCCTAATCAACTTTGAAAACACTGTTATCGTCGTTTCCCATGACCGTCACTTCCTTAATAAAGTTTGTACACATATTGCCGATCTTGATTTCGGTAAAATTCAAGTGTATGTCGGAAACTATGATTTCTGGTATGAGTCAAGCCAATTGGCATTAAAAATGTCTCAAGATCAGAACAGTAAAAAAGAAGAGAAAATCAAAGAACTTCAAGCGTTCATTGCACGATTTAGTGCCAATGCCTCGAAGTCTAAGCAAGCTACTTCTCGTAAAAAAATGTTGGATAAAATCGAATTGGACGATATCCGACCTTCATCACGTAAGTATCCATATGTAAACTTCCAAATGGGCCGTGACATCGGAAATGATGTATTGTCCGTTCAAGATATTACAATGGAACATGAAGGCCAAACATTATTTAAAAACATTCATTTCTCCGTAAATAAAGATGACAAAATCATCTTGATCGGTGATCCAATTGCAAAATCTTCTTTACTACGTGTATTGGCTGAAGAAGTGCAACCTGTTGAAGGTTCAATTCGTTGGGGTGTCACAACTACTCGTTCATACTTCCCTATCGACTACAGTGAATACTTCACTGGAAAAGAAAATTCTTTAGTTGATTGGTTACGCCAATATTCTCCAGATGACGAAAGCGAAACTTTCTTACGAGGGTTCCTTGGACGCATGTTGTTCTCTGGCGAAGAAGTAAAGAAAAAACCTGCTGTACTATCAGGTGGAGAAAAAGTTCGTTGTATGCTTTCTAAAATGATGTTAGCCAACGCTAACGTTTTACTGTTGGATGAACCGACTAACCACTTAGACTTGGAATCAATTCAAGCACTGAACAATGGATTAATTGCTTTCAAAGGCGCAATGATTTTCACTTCTCATGACCATCAGTTCATTCAAACAATTGCTAATCGTGTAATTGAAATCATGCCTGATGGATCAATTTTGGATAAACAATTATCATTTGATGAATTTTTAGAGTGGAAAGAAGCACAAGGAATTAAATCATAA
- a CDS encoding DUF1232 domain-containing protein, with product MTQYELKHELPTPRKQQDFYEKLREKITTFLATRSGGASKFAPYLLFAPDLFHLLTKSMLDQRIDGKSKALIGSGILYFIAPIDVIPEGLIGPGGFIDDIIVATFVVNLLLNKFSPEILEEHWVGDQKLLDALKKISETSDGLLGKLPARSLLGRFIKKSN from the coding sequence ATGACACAATATGAACTGAAACATGAACTGCCTACACCAAGAAAACAACAGGACTTTTATGAAAAATTACGCGAAAAAATTACCACATTTTTAGCAACACGCTCAGGTGGTGCGAGTAAATTTGCGCCGTATTTATTATTTGCACCTGATTTGTTTCATTTGCTCACAAAATCCATGCTGGATCAACGCATTGACGGGAAAAGCAAAGCTTTAATCGGAAGTGGGATTTTGTATTTTATTGCACCAATTGATGTAATACCTGAAGGTTTGATTGGGCCAGGTGGATTTATTGATGACATCATAGTGGCCACGTTCGTTGTAAATTTACTATTGAATAAATTTTCTCCTGAAATACTGGAAGAGCACTGGGTTGGTGATCAAAAGTTACTGGATGCCTTGAAAAAAATTTCCGAAACCAGCGATGGACTGCTCGGTAAATTACCTGCACGATCATTACTTGGTCGATTTATAAAAAAATCAAATTAA
- a CDS encoding alpha/beta hydrolase, giving the protein MNETHQHIFIEGTNKKNVLILLHGTGGNEHDLINVGKHIDPTASLLGVRGNVLEGGMPRYFRRLAEGIFDEKDLFDRAEELHTFLKEALSHYAPNTDLVTVIGYSNGANIAATLLMKHEKIVDRAILFHAMVPYRNNTVKEIQNAHIFIGAGTNDPIIPQKETQELIDVLRVQGAKVQEKWYNNGHQLTMKEIQDARDWYTLIR; this is encoded by the coding sequence ATGAATGAAACACATCAACACATATTTATTGAAGGAACAAATAAAAAAAACGTCTTGATATTGCTACACGGTACAGGTGGAAATGAACATGATTTGATTAATGTGGGAAAACATATCGATCCGACAGCATCCTTACTTGGAGTTCGTGGAAATGTTTTGGAGGGGGGCATGCCACGATACTTCCGACGTCTAGCAGAAGGTATTTTTGACGAGAAAGATTTGTTTGACCGTGCAGAAGAACTCCATACGTTCCTAAAGGAAGCTTTATCTCATTATGCACCGAACACTGACCTAGTCACAGTTATTGGCTATTCCAATGGAGCAAATATTGCAGCAACATTGCTGATGAAACATGAGAAAATTGTCGATCGAGCGATTTTATTCCATGCAATGGTGCCATATCGAAACAACACAGTTAAAGAAATACAGAATGCACATATTTTTATTGGGGCAGGAACGAACGATCCCATTATTCCTCAAAAAGAAACGCAGGAGTTAATTGATGTATTACGTGTTCAAGGAGCTAAAGTTCAGGAAAAATGGTATAACAACGGACACCAATTGACAATGAAGGAAATACAGGATGCACGTGATTGGTATACCTTAATTAGGTAG